Proteins encoded in a region of the Nicotiana tomentosiformis chromosome 9, ASM39032v3, whole genome shotgun sequence genome:
- the LOC104106966 gene encoding anthocyanidin 3-O-glucosyltransferase 2-like, protein MNELIFIPLAGLGHLVSAIEFAKLILNRDENNLCISVLIMKLPLDYGVQNFIQSLTSQSRLKFIDISLDEKTSSGFLNNHERFVYDFIDGHKSNVREYVQNIPRLAGFVLDMFCTSMIDIANEFNVPSYIYFASNAAFLGLCLHFQALRNEQNLDTSKYVNSDEELSIPCFKNPCPTKVLPKHLLDSRLASTLFFDGIRRFKETKGIIINTFFELEPFSLQTILDSEIVPTIYPVGPVVSFAKSGHFRNNPSEIESIMEWLDEQPDLSVVFLCFGSMGSFEAEQIKEIAIAMEHCGQRFLWSLRRSPPKGKIDIPSNYNNFEEILPKGFLERTKGIGKVIGWAPQVAILSHKSVGGFVSHCGWNSILESVYFGVPIATWPLYAEQQMNAFLLVKELGLAKEIRMDYVVDFEGKDNQVDIVSAEEIEGGLQRLMVKSGENEVRKKTKEMKEKSRVAMVDGGSSYNFLGLLINDVITNIS, encoded by the exons ATGAATgaactaattttcattcctttaGCAGGATTAGGTCACCTCGTATCAGCCATCGAATTTGCAAAACTCATTCTAAATAGAGATGAAAATAATCTTTGCATCTCTGTTCTCATCATGAAACTTCCCTTAGACTATGGCGTTCAAAACTTCATTCAGTCTCTCACTTCTCAATCCCGTTTGAAATTCATCGATATTTCCTTAGACGAAAAAACATCTTCTGGATTCTTGAATAACCACGAGAGATTCGTCTATGATTTCATCGATGGTCACAAATCAAACGTACGAGAATATGTTCAAAACATTCCTCGTCTTGCTGGTTTCGTGCTTGACATGTTTTGTACCTCGATGATTGACATAGCCAACGAATTTAACGTTCCGAGTTATATTTACTTTGCTTCAAATGCTGCTTTTCTTGGCTTATGTCTTCATTTTCAAGCTCTAAGAAATGAGCAAAATTTAGACACGTCTAAGTACGTGAACTCTGATGAGGAATTATCAATTCCATGTTTTAAAAATCCATGTCCTACTAAAGTTTTGCCTAAGCATTTGTTAGATTCAAGACTTGCTTCAACATTGTTTTTTGATGGAATTCGTCGATTTAAAGAAACTAAAGGGATTATTATTAACACTTTTTTCGAGCTTGAACCTTTTTCTCTTCAGACTATATTGGATTCTGAGATTGTTCCAACAATTTATCCAGTTGGTCCAGTGGTTAGTTTCGCAAAAAGTGGTCATTTTCGAAATAATCCGTCCGAAATTGAAAGTATTATGGAGTGGTTAGATGAGCAACCAGATTTATCTGTAGTGTTTTTGTGCTTTGGTAGTATGGGAAGTTTTGAAGCAGAGCAAATCAAAGAAATAGCAATTGCAATGGAGCATTGTGGTCAAAG GTTCTTGTGGTCTTTAAGAAGATCTCCACCAAAGGGAAAAATAGATATACCAAGCAATTACAACAACTTTGAAGAAATTTTGCCAAAAGGGTTCTTGGAAAGAACAAAAGGAATAGGAAAAGTGATAGGATGGGCACCACAAGTAGCAATATTATCTCATAAATCAGTAGGAGGATTTGTGTCACATTGTGGGTGGAATTCTATACTAGAAAGTGTATATTTTGGTGTGCCAATTGCAACTTGGCCACTCTATGCAGAACAACAAATGAATGCATTTTTATTGGTTAAAGAATTGGGACTTGCTAAGGAGATTAGGATGGATTATGTTGTTGATTTTGAGGGGAAAGATAATCAAGTTGATATTGTGAGTGCTGAAGAAATTGAAGGGGGTTTACAAAGATTGATGGTAAAAAGTGGAGAGAATGAAGTGAGGAAAAAAACAAAGGAAATGAAGGAGAAAAGTAGAGTAGCTATGGTGGATGGTGGATCATCTTATAACTTCCTTGGACTTCTAATTAATGatgtaattacaaatatttcTTAA